The sequence aagaatagtagactaataataaaatattaaatttaaatattttttatcaaataataaaaaaataatttttgcttGGAGAATATTCATGAAATAACAATTTTTAGAAACACATTTTTAAGCTAACATGGAAAGCAATTTTCACAACGGCAGCCAAATTGGCCCTCAGTAGTAAATCGTGAGCTGCGCCCCCTAGGCCTCCCTGCACAGTTGTTGCCTGCAATTAGTCAAGGGCAAGAGCTGAAAAGCAGGGACAGAGGCCCAATTTGAACCAAGATTTGGGAATTACAGaaaacaaacttaataaatcACAAACTTGGGAGTCTTGACAAGAATtgcggtggtggtggtggcggGACTTCCCCTACAAAGAAAGCTGGCCAGTGAaagggagagaaaaagaaaaaaaattggtcCACAAGGCTCCCTACCAGCAGAGAAGCCGCCctcaaaaataataacaagactGCACCTTTACCAAACAAAACCTTGTCACAAGTCCCAAACCCACGTGCTTCTAGTGAAAAGTTGGCTCTTCCTTTGGTCCCAAACCACATTCATATCAAATTGTTTTGCTATAATGGAGCCACACTTACACATTCATTCATTCCTAAACCCTATCTGtgtgataaattatattctcaATTCATGTCTTTAATCATAAGGGTATCAAGCACATGGCTAACTCTCTGCATCATTAGATAAAACAGTCACTTTACAACTAAAAGCAACCCATGTAATATGTACCTCCACTACGATTCTCTtcatgggttgttttctctctctctcttttttcttttctccaggaaaaatggataatgaaaaACCATGACTTTGTCCTTCCTTTTATATGATTAATACTGCCATTTAAACTATCAAGTCTGTCCAAGTAGTCTCTGGGTCATGATGGGTGTGCTTAGCTAGTTGctaattactatttataaaaaaatttggagGATAAGTTAACATATAAAAGCTCTGGTTAGTTTATTACCCTTGTTGATAAAGTAGTTTGGCTATGTATAGTATGCAATTATTCATATGTTGATGTATGTTATATCAAAATCTTATATAGTGATATACTGGTTTAGAGTCacatttattgaaaaatttttatgatttttttgtacattgatttaaataagagttaattttttttatcgaatgtagtaaaaattaaaactctaaataAAATCTGTCGATAGTTATATTctatatagaaataatttttatataattataaaaaaatttaatttcagttTAAGCCagttataaatagaattaaattctatattattgtaaattataaattttttaagtcacgtcttaaaaaatatttctctatataatagtatatatatatatgtatatatgttacgctatatcttgttttattatattattattttttctcttaaatcttatttatataatatagtaaGATATTAACGTATTTCATTTCTAGTTGCTATCAtttcactaataaaattaaatattaagtcaaaaggaatttaatattcaaattcaCATTAATTTATAACATCCTCATAGTCTCAAgcatatgaaaataaagaaattactaTAATTTGAATGactcaaataataaatatgatcgATTTTGAGTACCATGATATTCAAATAAAGGTTAACGAGCTTAGCAgccataaaatattattatgctatgtttgattgaaattcattagaaaattcattttatttgaaaagaaatatataaaagagaaagtaaaatgaaaatgataaaattaaaaaaaagatattttaatattataaaatatactaacTTACTAATGTataattcatttgaaaattttatatattctattagaatttagtttaactatgttcaatttcataataaatttgattatttaaaattttaaaagtcaattTTACTTCATTTAGAATCCAAAACacgtaaattttaaatttacaaataaacttcatagattttataaatctcaaccaaatacaatttaaaataatatctaatcTAACAAAATTAgctttgaaataaattaaaaatatgaggTATTATATGACCAAtagatataataattaaatcaaaatcctCTTCAAAACTATAAGATGTTAAATTTATGCTTCAGACTGAGGTGATTAACCAAAACCAAAATATTGCCAATTTCTATTGTTTGATGCCATTTTGTGATTGAAAAGGGTTATCACTTTACTCCCCAGCAAACTTCGTGAAatggttatttatttattattttttaatacaatattaatgCGTACATGTTTTGGTACACTTTATTGtatgtttcttttgtttaactTTTATTGGATGTCTCATCTGTACCATTAATGGTACGTACGGAAATTTCTTCAATTACAACTGCACACAACTTGGGTGCACATATGGTAAACACAAATGcacaataattatatattaggaATTTAGCATTATAAGCCAAGGGCACGACTCATTTCTTAAATTACCTATATTTAATCAAGAGCCATGTGTCTCGAAGCTCTTGATTTGCTATGTGTTTTGGATTTCCATGCATGTTACACCCTCAATTTGCTTTCttacatgaattttaattatttaattattttaacgcattattttttaattttatctaacaaatatttatattttatttttaacttaacggctactttaattttattaagcgATAATATAAAACACTTATACTATTGTATGGGTATTATCGATAACAGTCTGagtgaaatataaaaaatttatattaaaaaggaaaaaaataaaagaatataataggACAAATTTaaagagatattttataattattctaataataatgataCATGCAAAAGTACTTGTTGATAGAGTTGTTGGGGAAGTGGGGCAAAatgggaaagaaaagaaggagaagagaAATGGGTTTGTCAAACGAATGATGATTCCACTGCGGACAGACacattccttttctttattcagGGCTGTCAAAAATTCATATTCTTAAAGATCAGATGGCAGAGCCAATCAgtgcataaataaataaatctatatatttttatagtaataatacttaattaataattagtaataataataataaaataaataaataaaattaaggaaaagaaaagaggggcATTTTTCCTTGTACTCCCGTTTATTGTGGCGCCAAATGGAGGGGTCGTGGGCAGTAGCATCTGTCCATGAGCTGTTCGTTACTTCCCATTCaaccatttcttttattctgttttttttttttaatttactattttgaccttttaattttccaatttatatttaataaatcaatcaactacataattcaattaataaacaagtttaattcaaataaaggAGCATTTAACTCATTAAACTCATAACTGGTTGATTTACAAACTTGTAAGTTAGTGTTCagttaagaaattaatagcTTGATATTTAACTATAAAGGCTATACTGATTACATAAACATCTATTTAAATTGTTTATTAgaatagtataataaattttaattaaattatgaaaaatgaattcagttcaacataaataaattaaattaaattagaacaATCTCTTCAATGAAAATCACTAAATCAAGTTTAAAAGAGAAATACTAAATGGAGAAAGGTACTCTCAAGTCTCCAGTCTCCACATGATGatgagattttattaattggatGCTAAAgcagaagaaaataaacctatCCCTACAAATTGCCACAGTCAGTAGCATAATAATCATAGACATgtatagagaaaagaaaaaataataataaaaaaacaaaaaagattaaGACAACCTAAGCCACCTAGTCCTCTGCTGTTTGTGTTGTGATCTAATCTATTAGTATCTATCTAACCCAATAATTACATCATAAAAAGCAAATTCCAAACACATTTCTCATTCCCAAAAACCCACTCAATTCAATAATTTACCATATAttaatagtaaatttattattaaaagtaagAGAAATCAACATATGGAAGGTCCCTTTTCTGGTCATTTTATTCTCATTCTTTCCTAACCAAAAAGCAAATCTTTTTCTACTtgtatcattattattattattctcaattatatttttatcatattctttTGGGTTCTACATTACACAAATCCCATCTTTCAAGAATCATAACTTCCTCTCTTGTTCATATCCTCCTCTGTTTCTTTCTCTGCTTCTGCACTTAAAACTTTCTTTGTCAACTATTTATCAGTTCTGCACTTTCTTGATGAGTCTGCATTTGGGTTATTGCCATTTCTGTCAAAGGTATGTAAAGATTGATTCTTTTAATCTTGTTTTAGTATGTTGGGTATTGCTTTGTGTAAAAAGTTGTACaggaacaagaaaaagaaatgaatgaGAGTTTCACGAAACTTCTTTTTGTGTACAGTAGTTTCCTTTTGTTGAAACTGTGAAGATAATCATTGAAAGTGACTGCAACTTAGCTATTTCTGTTTTGTCAGAATCAGACGTCAGTTCCTTCTTGTTTTCTGTAAAGAAAGAGTTCAGAATTCTATTTAGTTcaatcattatatttttttcttagattgCTCTGTTTTCTGAAGTTCTCTCAGCTTGCATAAACAGAGCACTAATGTCTGTCTGTTTTATTCTCaaggttctttttcttttcttctttttacgAGATCATGTCTCTATATCCGTTTTTGTGGCTGCTGATGAgttcaaattctattttaattaaaactcGTTCAGTAATAGATCTTTTGATTGTATTTCTGTTCATTCTGGATCCTTAGATAGTATCCAATTCTTCCAATCTTTCCTGTAACTTCAAGAATTCTGATTGTAACTTGAACTCTGTATCAAAAGGTTTACATCTCTGgtttgttttgttattttccCCCTTAAATTCCAAATTTCTGAAAAACTATCGCCAGAATTTCTGAAGATCAGATTCATTCTTAAGCTAAAAAGACTTCATTATCTTCAAGTTTCATGGAGAACATCTCTATCAAATGCTTTACAAGCAAAAGTCAAGTCTACACCTAAAGTGCAGACAAAATTGAGGTAATTATTTGCAGCAAAAAAGAATGATTAGAAAAGCATTTTCATGCACTTCATAAGTATAATCAAAGTTCTTATTAAATTTCGCCTTCAATTACCCTTTTTCTAAAATGTTAAGTGAGTTGAGTTTTTCTTTGGTACTTTATACTTATTGCCATAACTTACTGGCTAGAAGTGAAAGAAACCTGATATATCTGTCATTATTTTGTTGTCCAGGTCCAGGTCCAGGGCTCAGAAATCTTGAATACATTGTATTCTCTGTTAGTGATATCCTGAGATAAATTTGTTGGCCTTGCAGGTTGTAGATGAAGTATGCAGTTGTAATACTAATCTGAtacatcatttttctttattggttTTTTAATGGGGTGAAGTAGAATTGTTGCTGAAGAAATGACAGCTTTTTGGTAGACCAATTAGCTGCATGGGAGGATTATTTAACCTCTTTGACTTTAATCAGGGCAGCATGGCTAGGAAAATTCTTGCACTCAAGCGGCATGCTAATGGTAAGTACTGccaatttgaaatattttttcttctattattatgaatttaatcTCTCAATTCTCATTTATAAGAGATCAGGATAAAGTAAGTTGATTTTTGGGAAGAACTTGGACCAAATGTGATCTTTTATAGTTTGTTgctgaaatttataatttcagtTTTTCAGATTTTACCAAGTCTTTTCCTGCAGAATCAAAATTAATGGGAAAGCTTATATGATGCTTAATGTTAAGATGATAATTAAACATTTAAATGTAAGTGCTGGTTTGCTTTGCCTTGGCAGAAGTAGCCATCCTCCTCCTTAATTGCTCAACAGTTCTGGTGGGCTGTTTACTTGTTGCCTGAAAGCTAAGGCAGTTTGATACTTAATTgtttgaaaaaataagaatttctttttcctgtcTTAGCTTCAAAAATGAAAAGTAATGCACGTTCCACGGTGTGCTCTGCAGGATTAGAAGCTCCTCGTAACAGTTTGGAGCTGCAAGTTGAAACTTCTCAGAGCTGCTGTGCTGCAGGGGATGGGGTGGTAATTGCTCTAAATCACATACCGTACTAATGTTTAATGTTACATATTGATCTGTGTAAATCCTGAGAGACTTaggattttcttcttcaatgaTTATCATGAAGTTAAGGATCGGATATTCTCTTAACATTCAAGTGTTGTCTCTTGTATATGCAACTGCAATCTTCATTCTCATCATACTTATATGTTCTTCTACTTCCAACTTAATTCACTGGGGCTAATCTTACTgatgattttttctttaatattctCTTGTTCTATTTTTTGAAGAATTCCCAGTCTTAATTATACGAACTTTCATTACTTTTGTCAGGTTGAAGAAGATTGGTCCGAAAAGAACTGTTACCCAATCGAAGCTTCAATAAAGAGGTTGATTAATGAGGAGACGTCCAAGCAATCTAATACAAGGAAAAATTCACCTAGCATTGTGGCCAGGCTGATGGGCGTAGACATGTTGCCATTAGATACAAAACCTGTTGTTCAGCCAGTTGCTAAAAAGAATGGAAGCACGGTAATTAAACATCCGAAAAGGGACAAAAATGAAAGGAGCTCAGTCAGTAATATCTCTGCCAACTTAAAGTCTTCCAGGCGGATAGAATTTGATTCCTTTTACCATAGCAAAGAAAGAGATGATGACAGATGGGGTAATGGTCAGAAGTTAGAAAAACCAAGGCCTCGAGAACATCCTCAAGAAGAGGAGTTGCAGAAATTCAAGAAGGAATTTGAAGCATGGCAAGCTGCCAGGTTTAGGGAATGTTCAAAGGTTGTTGAACTTGGCAGAAATCCTGATCGCTTCCTTGCGCATGAGAATGGCAACAAGCAAAGAGTGGCACTCAATGAAAATCTTGGAATGTCGCCAGGAAGTGAGAAGCCTGTAGAACATAAAGCATGGTCACGTGAAAAGGCTAGTTTACATCATAGACATAAACTGGAAGTATTCCCAGTTGAACGCAAGGAATCATTCTCTTCAAGAAACAATAGTATGAACAGAAACTATGAGCAGACCTTGCTAAATTGTGATCAGCAACTGGATAAATCTTCTGCTCCGACAAAGATTGTAATCCTGAAGCCTGGTCCTGATAGATTTTGTGACCATGAAGACTCTTGGACTAGTTCCTCAGATTCTTTAGAAGATCGAGGTAGTATTGAAGATTTCCTGGAGGAGGTGAAAGAACGGTTGAAATGTGAGTTGCAAGGGAGAACTTTTAAAAGAGGTTCTGTAGTCAGAGGAAGTGGAATTGAGACTCCTTTCAGTGAAAAGCCATCAGATCCAAAACAAATTGCTCGGCATATAGCAAAACATGTCAGAGAAAGTGTTACACGAGACCTTGGAATGAATCTGCTTCGATCAGAATCAACACGATCATATAGAAGTGATATTCAGTTCAATGGGCCAGGTTCTCCTGAGTTCATCAACAGAGATACTAGGAAATTCTTGTCAGAGAGTCTAAGGAATGTTGTCAAGAGAGAAACGCATTCTTTAGATGTTCCTTTAGTGGTAAGTGGCAGCTCTAGATCATCTCTCTTAGATAATGCGAATATCAGACTAAAAGAAGTAGGAGATGCCTCACAAGTTGGAACAGTGCCGGGCTACTGGGAAGTTacgaaagatgatcaagaaatGCAAACTAGATCTTTCAGGCACCGCAGCGATGAAGAATTGCTTTATAGAGAAATGTCTCCCAGGAATCTTGTTAGGTCTCTATCAGCTCCTGTCTCAGGAACATCATTCGGAAAGCTTCTTCTCGAGGATCGACATATTTTAACTGGTGCTCACATCAGGAGGAAACATGAAGCCCTTGGAAATGTGACAATGGAGTTAAAAAAAcggaagaaagaaagattcaaCATCAAGGAAAAAGTTTCCAATTTCAGATACAGTCTCACTTTAAGGGGAAGGCTGTTTGGCAGAAAGCTTCACTCAATGGTGGAACCCCATGGTACTGAACAAGATTTTATCAAGGATATCATGAGTGGACCAACAGTCATTAGGAACCTCAGCGAGAGACATGTAATGGTACTATTCAGTTCACATTCTTAATTACTTTTGTTTAATAAAAGGCACAGCTGCATCAGCTATTAGCCTAGTAGTACAATGGTTCAGTCACTGCCTTATTCGGAGATTCAAATCTGGCCATGAGGGGAGCTGCATATGTTTTTCATGTTCTTTTATTGTCTAATTGACTTGTCTTTAAATGTCTGGTCTTAGGAGAACTCGACTGAGGTGCCTCCAAGCCCTGCATCTGTGTGCAGCAGTGCACAAGAAGAGTTCTGGAGGCCGGTGGATTATCTCAGTCCAGTGTCAACATCTGATGTCACTCCAGTGGATGATAGTGCCATGCCACAAGTTTTTAAAGAGATCAGCTCTAATCTGAATGGTACAGAAACTATTGCTTTCTTCCTTTCAATTCATACACAATGCGCATCTCGTACGAAGTTCTTGTCAAATTTGTTCATATCTTCAGCAGAATGAGCATCAACTTGGCATAAAACCTGAAATGTGAGATTTTTTTCCCTGATAGCCTTTCCTGTATGTTTGATCATGCAGAGCTGCGCAGACAGCTAAGTCGACTAGAATCCAACGAGCCTGACAACCCAACAACTGAACAAGAGCCGAACGGGTGCATAATGGTTGAGTTAGAGGATAAGGTAGAAGCTTACATAAGAGATTTGCTTGTTGCTTCTGGTTTGTATGACGGCTCATGCAATACAATTCTGTCGAGATGGGATCCACTAGCAAAGCCCATCAGCAACTCAGTGTTTGAAAAAGTAGAAGAATCTTGCAGAAAACTGTCCAAGGATGACAACCAAAGTAGTACTAAAGATCACAGAATATTATATGACATGCTGAATGAAGCACTCACTGTTGTCCTCGGTCCGCCTGTGGCCATGTCTAGATTCA comes from Ricinus communis isolate WT05 ecotype wild-type chromosome 5, ASM1957865v1, whole genome shotgun sequence and encodes:
- the LOC8281314 gene encoding uncharacterized protein LOC8281314 isoform X2; protein product: MGGLFNLFDFNQGSMARKILALKRHANGLEAPRNSLELQVETSQSCCAAGDGVVEEDWSEKNCYPIEASIKRLINEETSKQSNTRKNSPSIVARLMGVDMLPLDTKPVVQPVAKKNGSTVIKHPKRDKNERSSVSNISANLKSSRRIEFDSFYHSKERDDDRWGNGQKLEKPRPREHPQEEELQKFKKEFEAWQAARFRECSKVVELGRNPDRFLAHENGNKQRVALNENLGMSPGSEKPVEHKAWSREKASLHHRHKLEVFPVERKESFSSRNNSMNRNYEQTLLNCDQQLDKSSAPTKIVILKPGPDRFCDHEDSWTSSSDSLEDRGSIEDFLEEVKERLKCELQGRTFKRGSVVRGSGIETPFSEKPSDPKQIARHIAKHVRESVTRDLGMNLLRSESTRSYRSDIQFNGPGSPEFINRDTRKFLSESLRNVVKRETHSLDVPLVVSGSSRSSLLDNANIRLKEVGDASQVGTVPGYWEVTKDDQEMQTRSFRHRSDEELLYREMSPRNLVRSLSAPVSGTSFGKLLLEDRHILTGAHIRRKHEALGNVTMELKKRKKERFNIKEKVSNFRYSLTLRGRLFGRKLHSMVEPHGTEQDFIKDIMSGPTVIRNLSERHENSTEVPPSPASVCSSAQEEFWRPVDYLSPVSTSDVTPVDDSAMPQVFKEISSNLNELRRQLSRLESNEPDNPTTEQEPNGCIMVELEDKVEAYIRDLLVASGLYDGSCNTILSRWDPLAKPISNSVFEKVEESCRKLSKDDNQSSTKDHRILYDMLNEALTVVLGPPVAMSRFRRKIISFSMLPPLRGKKLLDSVWQIIRAYMYPPDDKSCYSLDSLVAKNLGSTPWSGLIDDEVNALAKEMEFRIIGDLIEEIVNDMNL
- the LOC8281314 gene encoding uncharacterized protein LOC8281314 isoform X1 produces the protein MGGLFNLFDFNQGSMARKILALKRHANGLEAPRNSLELQVETSQSCCAAGDGVVEEDWSEKNCYPIEASIKRLINEETSKQSNTRKNSPSIVARLMGVDMLPLDTKPVVQPVAKKNGSTVIKHPKRDKNERSSVSNISANLKSSRRIEFDSFYHSKERDDDRWGNGQKLEKPRPREHPQEEELQKFKKEFEAWQAARFRECSKVVELGRNPDRFLAHENGNKQRVALNENLGMSPGSEKPVEHKAWSREKASLHHRHKLEVFPVERKESFSSRNNSMNRNYEQTLLNCDQQLDKSSAPTKIVILKPGPDRFCDHEDSWTSSSDSLEDRGSIEDFLEEVKERLKCELQGRTFKRGSVVRGSGIETPFSEKPSDPKQIARHIAKHVRESVTRDLGMNLLRSESTRSYRSDIQFNGPGSPEFINRDTRKFLSESLRNVVKRETHSLDVPLVVSGSSRSSLLDNANIRLKEVGDASQVGTVPGYWEVTKDDQEMQTRSFRHRSDEELLYREMSPRNLVRSLSAPVSGTSFGKLLLEDRHILTGAHIRRKHEALGNVTMELKKRKKERFNIKEKVSNFRYSLTLRGRLFGRKLHSMVEPHGTEQDFIKDIMSGPTVIRNLSERHVMENSTEVPPSPASVCSSAQEEFWRPVDYLSPVSTSDVTPVDDSAMPQVFKEISSNLNELRRQLSRLESNEPDNPTTEQEPNGCIMVELEDKVEAYIRDLLVASGLYDGSCNTILSRWDPLAKPISNSVFEKVEESCRKLSKDDNQSSTKDHRILYDMLNEALTVVLGPPVAMSRFRRKIISFSMLPPLRGKKLLDSVWQIIRAYMYPPDDKSCYSLDSLVAKNLGSTPWSGLIDDEVNALAKEMEFRIIGDLIEEIVNDMNL
- the LOC8281314 gene encoding uncharacterized protein LOC8281314 isoform X3, coding for MARKILALKRHANGLEAPRNSLELQVETSQSCCAAGDGVVEEDWSEKNCYPIEASIKRLINEETSKQSNTRKNSPSIVARLMGVDMLPLDTKPVVQPVAKKNGSTVIKHPKRDKNERSSVSNISANLKSSRRIEFDSFYHSKERDDDRWGNGQKLEKPRPREHPQEEELQKFKKEFEAWQAARFRECSKVVELGRNPDRFLAHENGNKQRVALNENLGMSPGSEKPVEHKAWSREKASLHHRHKLEVFPVERKESFSSRNNSMNRNYEQTLLNCDQQLDKSSAPTKIVILKPGPDRFCDHEDSWTSSSDSLEDRGSIEDFLEEVKERLKCELQGRTFKRGSVVRGSGIETPFSEKPSDPKQIARHIAKHVRESVTRDLGMNLLRSESTRSYRSDIQFNGPGSPEFINRDTRKFLSESLRNVVKRETHSLDVPLVVSGSSRSSLLDNANIRLKEVGDASQVGTVPGYWEVTKDDQEMQTRSFRHRSDEELLYREMSPRNLVRSLSAPVSGTSFGKLLLEDRHILTGAHIRRKHEALGNVTMELKKRKKERFNIKEKVSNFRYSLTLRGRLFGRKLHSMVEPHGTEQDFIKDIMSGPTVIRNLSERHVMENSTEVPPSPASVCSSAQEEFWRPVDYLSPVSTSDVTPVDDSAMPQVFKEISSNLNELRRQLSRLESNEPDNPTTEQEPNGCIMVELEDKVEAYIRDLLVASGLYDGSCNTILSRWDPLAKPISNSVFEKVEESCRKLSKDDNQSSTKDHRILYDMLNEALTVVLGPPVAMSRFRRKIISFSMLPPLRGKKLLDSVWQIIRAYMYPPDDKSCYSLDSLVAKNLGSTPWSGLIDDEVNALAKEMEFRIIGDLIEEIVNDMNL